Genomic segment of Sphingopyxis sp. QXT-31:
AACCCGACCCCGAACTCCAGCGCGCGCGGAACAAGACCGGCCAGTGAGGCCGCGGCGTTTAGCGATGCTCCGGTGGCCGCTCGGCGCCGCGCTGCTCGCGCTCGTGCTGGCGTGGCTGCTCGGCGGGCAGATGCTGCTCGGGCGGATCGATCCGGCGCTGGTGATCCCCTGGCTCTTCGCCGCGCTGCTGCCGCTCGCCTGGTTCGGGCGCGGCGATGCGCCGCGCGATCGCATCCGCGCCAATCTGATTGCGCTGGCGGCGCTGTTAGTCGGGCAGGGTCTGCTGAGTCTCGCCCTCGCGGACAGCTTGCCGTGGGCACAAGTGGCCGTCACCGCACTCTCGGGCCTCGCCGCTGCTGCGCTAGCTGACTGGATCGTCCAGCGCGCGGCCAGGAGCCTCGTCGCCAAGGCACTCATCGCCAAGCTCGCCGCCATCCTCTGGTTCGCCGCCGGCCATGCCGCGCTCGCCGCGCTCTATGAGCAGCCCGCGTCCGACACCCCGGTGACCATGCTCAGCGGCCTGCCGCTACGCTGGGCGGGGGAGGGCGATCTCGCGGCGATGCTCCAGCGCGGCGCCGCCGACGACCCGGCGCTCGTTCGCCTCGAACGCACCCATCGCATCGCGCTGGTGGACAGCCTCGCCGACCATGTCCCGCCCGCGGGGGCGGCCCTGCTGCTCGCGCATCCGCGCGCGCTGGCGCCGCAGGATCTGGTCGCGATCGACGCCTTCGTGCGCGGCGGCGGGCGCGCTTTGATCCTCGCCGACGCGCTCTCGGGCTGGCCCGCGCCGCATCCGACGGGCGACAGCCGCAACCCGCCGGTCACCAGCCTGCTCACCCCGCTGCTGGGTCATTGGGGCATTACGCTGGGCGCCGCGCCTGCCGGCGAAACCGCGGCGCAAGCGATCGATGTCGACGGCCGCCGCCTGCGTCTGTTCAGCGCCGGGCGCTTCGAGGCGCTGCCGTCCGGCTGCACCGCGCAGGCGGGCGCACAAATCCTCCGCTGCCGAGTCGGCGCGGGCGAGGCGTGGCTCGTCGGCGACGCCGACCTGCTTTTCGCCCCCCTCTGGCAACCGCTCGTCGGCGATCTGCCGCATTTGCGCCGCGCCGACACGATCGAGTGGATCGGCGCCCGCCTCGACGGCCCCGACTATCGCGCGCCGCTCCTCCAGCCCGTCTGGATCGCCCACAAACCGCGCTAATCCGCGCCTCTTGTAAATTTCGGCATTTTTTCCACAGCTTCGTCGCGGCGGGGCCCGTGCGTCGGCGCGCGGCCCTTTTCGACCGCTCACGCCCGATTTCACCCCATTTTGATGCCCGATTTTCCCGATCAGGCCCGAATTTACCCCTTTTCTCCCTAGCGGCTTGCTGATAGGCAGGAATCGGAGAGGGGCAATCTCCGCCTGAGCCGTTGGATTCGGAATTTCGCGATTCCGAGATCGGGGAAGTCTTGCCCGGGGTGTCAGGAAGGGGGCGGATCGATGGCGGTTGTGACGCCCGGCAATTATTCGGGCACCGAATTCGCCGCGATCGATGGCAAGGGGCGCATCGCCGTCCCTTCGGAATTCCGCAACAATGTGCCCCTCAATGCGGAAAATCAGCGCGTGCTCTGGGTCGGCTATCACGAAGTGCTGCCCTGCCTCGTCGCCTATGGCCAGGATCAGTTCGACCGCCTCGCGCACGAGATCGAGCATGGTCGCCAGGTGATCGAAGGCCGCGGCGGCGATTTCGCCGAGGATGCCGCCTACAAGGCGCGCTACGACTTCACCAAGCCCTACACGCTCGACGACAGCGGCCGCTTTCTGCCGACCTTCTCGCACCGCGACAATCCCTATGACGAGGCCGAGCTCGCCTTCGACGGCGGCGCCTGCGCCTTCGTCGGCGCGGGGCGCCGCTTCGAAATCTGGTGGCTGCCCTTCATCGCGCAGTGCGACGAGGCCGACCCGCGCCTGCGCCGCGTCGCCGCCGCGTGGGACGCCAACAAGGGGAAGGGGCGCAAATGACCGACCTCTCCCCCAACGTCCTTCGCGATCCGCGCCATGACCCCGTGCTCCGCGAAGAGGTGGTCGCGGCGCTCGCGATCACTCCCGGCGAAACGCATGTCGATGCGACCTTCGGCGCGGGCGGCTATACGCGCGCGCTGCTCGCCGCCGAGGCGAATGTCGTCGCCTGCGACCGCGACCCCGACGCGATCGCCGAGGGTCAGGCGCTGGTCGAAGAGGCCGGCGGCAAGCTGACTTTGATCCACGGCCGTTTCGGCGAGATCGACCGGTTACTTGCCGAACGCGGCATCGCGGGAGTTGACGGCATCGTCTTCGACATCGGCGTCTCGTCGATGCAGCTCGACCGCGCCGAGCGCGGCTTCTCGTTCCAGAACGACGGGCCCTTGAACATGACGATGTCGCAGGACGGCGAGACCGCCGCCGACTGGATCAACCGCGCCGACGAGGTCGAGATCGCCGACGTGCTCTTCCATTATGGCGATGAGCGCCAGTCGCGCCGCGTCGCGCGCGCGATCGTCGCCGACCGCCCCTTCACCCGCACCGCCGAACTCGCGACCACCATCCGCAAGGCGCTGCGCCACCCGCCCGGCGCGCCCAAGGACCCGGCGACGCGCAGTTTTCAGGCCATTCGCATTCACATCAACGGCGAGCTCGACGAACTCGCCGCGGGGCTCGACGCCGCCGAACGGCTGCTCCGCCCCGGCGGACGCCTCGCGGTCGTCTCTTTCCACAGCACCGAGGATCGCATCGTGAAGAATTTCCTGCGCGAACGCAGCGGTGGCGATGTCCGCGCTTCGCGCCACCGGCCCGCGCTGGCCCCTCCGGCGCGGGCCGCAACTTTCCTGACACCGGCGCGCAAGGTGCGCCCGGGCAAGGCCGAAGAAGCGCGCAACCCGCGTGCACGCTCGGCGACGCTTCGCAGCGCGGTGCGCACGGATGCGCCCGCCTGGTCCGACGGTTCGACGACGAAGGAGGCCTTGTCATGCTGATGGCCGCGCGCAAGCTTCAGGGGATCGGCTTGGTCCTCCTGGTGCTGATCTTTGCGATGATGCTCTATCCGGTGTCGCTCAAGGTCGCGGCGACGCGCAGCGAGCTCGCGCGCATCAACCAGCAGATCGACCGGACCGAAAGCAATATCCGCTACCTCGAATCCGAACTCGCGGTGCGCGCCTCGATGCGCCAGCTCGAGCAATGGAATGCCGATACCTTCGGATATTCTGCCCCCTCGGCCAGCCAGTATCTCGAGAATGAGCGCCAGCTCGCCTCGCTCGGCCGGGTGCCGCGCGCGCGCGGCGCCAACGAGGTCGCGCCGGTGCTGATGGCGATGGTCTCGCCCGTCGCGATTCCCGACAAGGCCAAGCCTGCGGCCGCTAGCGATGCTCCCGCCGCCGCCGCGAAGCCCGCGCCGGTCAAGGTCGCCGCCGCGGTCCAGTCCGACGTCGCCCCCCGCATGGCGCCGACACGCCGCCGCGAACAGCTCAAGATGATCGAGGACCAGCTCCTCTCCGAAGCGACGCTCGCCGACCTCAAGCGCGCCGCCGCCGTCGAAGCAGGGGATAAGAAGGGCCGATGAACACGGTAGTCGTCCGTCCGACGCGCGTCCGTACCGCCGGGGTCCGGCAGCAACTGCTGCTGACTGCGCAGCAGCGGCTGATGATTCTGATGCTGCTGTTCATGGCGGCTATCTTCCTCGTTTCGGTGCGGCTGCTGTGGTTCGCGGCGTTCGACACCGGGCCGCAGCGCGGCGTCTCGACCGCCTTCGTCCCCGCGCGCGCCGACATCGTCGACCGCAACGGCGTGCCGCTCGCGCGTACGATCGACGGCTATTCGATCCGCGTCGTGCCGTCGAAGCTGCTCAACAACCGCCAATATCTCGCCGACGAGCTGGTCAAGATCTTCCCCGACACGACGCGCGAGGAGTTTCTCGCCAAATTGAGCGGCCCGCGCGCGACCTATATCCGCCGCCGCGCGCTGCCCGACCAAGTCGCGGCGGTGAATGCGATCGGCGAGATCGGCTTCGACTTCCCGCGGGAGAAGGAGCGGCTCTACCCGCAGACCTCGCTCGCCGCGCATGTCCTGGGGTTCCTCAACGCCGAGGGGCAGGGGGTTACCGGGATCGAAGGCGCCTATGATGCGCGCCTGACCGACGCCGCAACGCGCGGCCAGCCGATGGCGCTGTCGATCGACGCGCGCGTTCAGGGCGTACTCGAAGCCGAAGTGAGCACCGCGGTGACCAACCTCGAAGCGCTCGGCGGGGCGGGGATCATCCTCGACGTGCATAGCGGCGAGGTGATGGCGATGACCTCGCTGCCGACCTTCAACCCGAACAAGCTCACCGGCAGCGACCCGGCGACGCGCCGCAATGCGGTGACCTATAATCTCTACGAGCTGGGCTCGACCTTCAAGCCGCTGACCGTCGCCGCGGCGATCGACGCCGGCACCGTCACCAGCATGGCGCGCCGCTACGACGCCACCGAGCCGCTGGCGATCGCGGGCTATCGCATCCGCGACAGCCACCCCTCGCGCCGCTGGCTCAACGTGCCCGAGACGTTGATCCACAGTTCGAACATCGTCACCGCGCGCATCGCCGACGAACTCGGCCGCGAGCATATGGAGGCGATGTTCCGCAGCCTCGATTTCGACAAGCGCCCCGGCATCGAACTCAAGGAGCGCGCCTTCCCGCTGTGGCCCAAGGATTGGGGCCGGATCACGACGATGACCACGGGTTACGGCCATGGCATCGCGGTGACCCCGTTGCACCTCGCCAGCGCCTATGCCGCGCTGGTCAACGGCGGCATCTATCGCCCCGCAACGATCCTCAAGCTCGGCGACAAGGCGCCGCCGCAGGGTCGCCGCGTGTTCAAGGCCGCGACCAGCGCGCGCATGCGCCAACTGCTCCGCCTGATCGTCTCCGACGGCACCGGCAAACAGGCCGAGGCGCCGGGCTTCCGCGTCGGGGGCAAGACCGGCAGCGCCGAGAAACCGGGCATCGGCGGTTACAACCGCAGCTCGGTCGTCGCGACCTTCTCGGCGGCTTTCCCGATGGACAATCCGCGCTATGTCATCGTCGTGATGATCGACGAGCCCAAGGGCAATGCCTACAGCTCGGGCCAGCGCACCGCGGGCTGGACCGCGGCGCCGGTGGTCAAGAAAGTGGTGATGCGCGCCGGCCCGATGCTCGGCGTCTTCCCCGATGAGACCCGCGACGTCGACGTGTCGGAACTGACCCCGCTGCTGTGGAGAAACGGGGAAGCGGAATAATGCGTCTGGCGGCGCTGCTCGACAATCAGGATAAGCAAGGGGCCGACCCCGTCGTCACCGGCCTCGCGATCGACCATCGCAAGGTTGCGCCGGGCACGATCTTCGGCGCTTTCGTCGGCGAGAAGTTCAACGGCGAGGACTTCATCGCCGCCGCGATCGAAGCCGGCGCCATCGCCATCGTTGCCCGCCCCGAGGCGAAGGTCGCGGGCGCGGTCCACATCGCCGACGCCAACCCGCGCCGCGCCTTCGCGCATATCGCCGCGCGCTTCTTCCACAAATTTCCCGCGACCTGCGTCGCGGTGACCGGAACCAACGGCAAGACCTCGACCGTCGAGATGACGCGCCAGCTGTGGCGCATGGCGGGGTTCCACGCCGCCTCAATCGGCACGCTCGGCGTCACCACCGGCGACGACCGCGTCGTCACCGGGCTTACCACCCCCGATATCGTGACCTTCCTGTCGAACATGTCGGGCCTCGCCGCCGAGGGCGTCACCCACGCGGCGTTCGAGGCGTCGAGCCACGGCCTCGACCAGTACCGCACCGGGGGGCTGCCGGTGAAGGCGGCCGCCTTCACCAATTTGAGCCACGACCATCTCGACTATCATGGCGACATGGTCAGCTATATGGCCGCGAAGATGCGGCTGTTCCGCGAGGTCGTCGACCCGGCGGGCGCAGTGGTGATCTGGAATGACGACAGCTGGTCGCCCGCCGCCGAGCATGAAGCGAAGCAGCGCGGCCTCCGCATCCTGACCGTCGGCCAGCACGGCGCGGACCTCCGCCTCGTCAGCCGCGAGCCGACCCAGCTCGGCCAGTCGCTGCTGATCCAGGCGGGGCCGCTCGCTCAGAAAGTCACGCTGCCGCTGATCGGCGCCTATCAGGTCGCCAACGCGCTCGTCGCCGCAGCGCTCGTGATCGCGACCGGCGGCGATGTCGGCCAGACGCTCGCCAATCTCGGCCGCCTCCAGCCGGTGCGTGGAAGGCTCGAACGCGCCGCGATCACCAAGGCGGGCGCGCCGGTCTATGTCGATTACGCCCACACCCCCGACGCGATCGAGGCCGCGCTCGACGCGCTGCGCCCGCACGCCGCGGGTCGCCTGATCCTCGTCTTCGGCGCCGGCGGCGACCGCGACAAGGACAAGCGCCCCGAAATGGGCAAGGTCGCCGCCGCCAAGGCCGACATCGCGATCATCACCGACGACAATCCGCGCGGCGAAGACCCCGCCGACATCCGCGCCGCCATCGCCGCGGGCGCGCCGGGCGCGCAGGTAATCGGCGACCGCCGCGCCGCCATCGCGGCTGCGATTGCGGAGGCGCGCGCCGAGGATATCGTGTGCATCGCGGGCAAGGGCCACGAACAGGGCCAGATCGTCGGCCGCGGCGACGAAATGCGCGTCATACCCTTCGACGACGTCAGCGTCGCGCGCGAGGCGGCGGCATGAACCCGCTCTGGACCGCCCGCGCCATCGCTGCTGCCACGAATGGCACCGCTAGCGCCGACTTCACCGTGCACGGCGTCGCCTTCGACTCGCGCGAGGTGGGCAAGGGTGACCTCTTCATCGCGATGAAGGGCGAGGCGACCGACGGCCACAAGTTCATCGACCAGGCGATCGCCGCGGGCGCGTCGGGCATCGTCTGCGAAACCGAAATCGACCACCCGCACGTCCGTGTCGCCGACAGCGTCGCGGCATTGAACGCGCTCGGTTTCGCGTCACGCGCGCGCTGCCATGGCCGCGTCATCGGGGTCACCGGCTCGGCGGGCAAGACCGGCACGAAAGAGGCGCTCTTCGCGGCGCTCGACCGTTTCCGCCCCGGCAAGGCGCATCGCTCGGTCAAGAGCTACAACAACCATGTCGGCGTGCCGCTGAGCCTCGCGCGCATGCCCTCGACCGCCGATTATGGCGTGTTCGAAATGGGAATGAACCATGCGGGCGAGCTGGCCGCGCTGACGCGCATGGTCCGCCCGCACGTCGCGATCGTCACCACCATCGCCCCGGCGCATATGGAATTTTTCGGCAGCGAAGAGGCGATCGCCGATGCGAAGGGCGAGATTTTCGAGGGGCTCGAGCCGGGCGGCACCGCGATCGTCCCCTTCGACAGCCCGCATTACGAACGCCTCCGCGCCAAGGCCGAGCAGCACGCGGCGCATGTCGTGAGCTTCGGGCTCGGCGCGGGCGCCGATGTGCGCGCGGTCGACTGGCTCTCCGACGGGCGCGGCGGCTCGCTGGTCACCGCGCAGGTGCAGGACGCCTTGCTCTGCTTCACCATCGCGCAGGCGGGCGCGCATTGGGTGTCGAACGCGATGGCGGTGCTCGCCGCAGTGAAAGCCGTCGGCGGCGACCTCCCCGCCGCGGGGCTCGCCTTCGCCGAAATGGCGGGGCTCGCCGGGCGCGGCGCGCGCCACCGTCTGGCGGTTCCGGGCGGCCATATCCTGCTGATCGACGAAAGCTACAACGCCAACCCCGCCTCGATGGCCGCGACGATCGGCCAGCTCGGCAGCGAAGCCGCGGGGCGCAAAGTGGCGATTCTCGGCGCGATGAAGGAGCTGGGACCCGGCGGCGAGGCCTATCATGCGGGCCTCGCGGCTCCGCTCGTCGCAGCAGGCGTGCATTTCGCCTTGCTCGTCGGCGCGGAGATGGCGCCGCTCGCCAAAGCGCTTGAGGGGCGTATCGATTTCGCGCATGTGCCCGACCATCAGACCGCCAAAGCGCGGCTGAAAGACTTGATCCGCGCCGGCGACGCCGTGCTGGTCAAGGGGTCGAACAGCGTTGGCCTGTCCCACTTGGTGACGGCGCTGACCAACGGGGAATATTGATGCTGTACTGGCTGGCGGAATGGCTTGGCTTTCCGGGGGTCCTGAACCTCATCCGCTATCTGAGCTTCCGCTCGGGCGCCGCGGTCGCGACCGCGCTGATCATCGGCCTGTGGATCGGGCCGCGCTTCATCCTGATGCTGCGCATGCGGCAGGGCAAGGGCCAGCCGATCCGCGACGACGGCCCGCAGAGCCATCTCGCGAAAAAGGGCACCCCGACGATGGGCGGGCTGATGATCCTCATCTCGCTGATGATTTCGGCCCTGCTCTGGATGGACCTCTCGAACCGTTTCGTCTGGGCGTGCCTGTTCGTCACCGGCGGTTTCGCCGTCGTCGGTTTCCTCGACGATCTCGACAAGGTGACCAAGGCCAGCCACCGCGGCATTCCCGGCCGCATCCGCCTGCTGATCGAATTCATCATCGCGGGCGTCGCGGTGACGCTGATCGTCTCGCGCACCGGCACCGACCTGTACCTGCCCTTTTTCAGCGGGATCGTGCTCGAACTCGGGCCGCTCTATTATGTCTTTGCGATGGTGATGATCGTCGGTTTCGGCAATGCGGTGAACCTCACCGACGGGCTCGACGGCCTCGCGACCTTCCCCGTGGTCATCGCCAGCCTGACGCTTCTCGTCATCGTCTATCTCTCGGGCAACGTGAAATTCGCCGAATATCTCGGCATCCCGCATGTCCCCGGCGCGGGCGAACTCGCGATCTTCGCCGCGGCGATCATCGGCGCATGCCTCGCCTTCCTGTGGTTCAATGCGCCGCCTGCGGCGGTGTTCATGGGCGATACGGGCAGCCTCGCGCTCGGCGGCGCGCTCGCGACCATCGCGGTCACCGCGCAGCACGAACTGGTGCTCGTGATCATCGGCGGGCTGTTCGTGGTCGAGGCGCTGTCGGTGATCATCCAGGTCTTCTGGTACAAGCGCACCGGCAAGCGCGTCTTCCGCATGGCGCCCATCCACCATCATTTCGAGCAGCTCGGCTGGCCCGAATCCACGGTCGTGATCCGCTTCTG
This window contains:
- a CDS encoding Gldg family protein; the protein is MLRWPLGAALLALVLAWLLGGQMLLGRIDPALVIPWLFAALLPLAWFGRGDAPRDRIRANLIALAALLVGQGLLSLALADSLPWAQVAVTALSGLAAAALADWIVQRAARSLVAKALIAKLAAILWFAAGHAALAALYEQPASDTPVTMLSGLPLRWAGEGDLAAMLQRGAADDPALVRLERTHRIALVDSLADHVPPAGAALLLAHPRALAPQDLVAIDAFVRGGGRALILADALSGWPAPHPTGDSRNPPVTSLLTPLLGHWGITLGAAPAGETAAQAIDVDGRRLRLFSAGRFEALPSGCTAQAGAQILRCRVGAGEAWLVGDADLLFAPLWQPLVGDLPHLRRADTIEWIGARLDGPDYRAPLLQPVWIAHKPR
- a CDS encoding division/cell wall cluster transcriptional repressor MraZ, producing MAVVTPGNYSGTEFAAIDGKGRIAVPSEFRNNVPLNAENQRVLWVGYHEVLPCLVAYGQDQFDRLAHEIEHGRQVIEGRGGDFAEDAAYKARYDFTKPYTLDDSGRFLPTFSHRDNPYDEAELAFDGGACAFVGAGRRFEIWWLPFIAQCDEADPRLRRVAAAWDANKGKGRK
- the rsmH gene encoding 16S rRNA (cytosine(1402)-N(4))-methyltransferase RsmH — its product is MTDLSPNVLRDPRHDPVLREEVVAALAITPGETHVDATFGAGGYTRALLAAEANVVACDRDPDAIAEGQALVEEAGGKLTLIHGRFGEIDRLLAERGIAGVDGIVFDIGVSSMQLDRAERGFSFQNDGPLNMTMSQDGETAADWINRADEVEIADVLFHYGDERQSRRVARAIVADRPFTRTAELATTIRKALRHPPGAPKDPATRSFQAIRIHINGELDELAAGLDAAERLLRPGGRLAVVSFHSTEDRIVKNFLRERSGGDVRASRHRPALAPPARAATFLTPARKVRPGKAEEARNPRARSATLRSAVRTDAPAWSDGSTTKEALSC
- a CDS encoding peptidoglycan D,D-transpeptidase FtsI family protein; the protein is MNTVVVRPTRVRTAGVRQQLLLTAQQRLMILMLLFMAAIFLVSVRLLWFAAFDTGPQRGVSTAFVPARADIVDRNGVPLARTIDGYSIRVVPSKLLNNRQYLADELVKIFPDTTREEFLAKLSGPRATYIRRRALPDQVAAVNAIGEIGFDFPREKERLYPQTSLAAHVLGFLNAEGQGVTGIEGAYDARLTDAATRGQPMALSIDARVQGVLEAEVSTAVTNLEALGGAGIILDVHSGEVMAMTSLPTFNPNKLTGSDPATRRNAVTYNLYELGSTFKPLTVAAAIDAGTVTSMARRYDATEPLAIAGYRIRDSHPSRRWLNVPETLIHSSNIVTARIADELGREHMEAMFRSLDFDKRPGIELKERAFPLWPKDWGRITTMTTGYGHGIAVTPLHLASAYAALVNGGIYRPATILKLGDKAPPQGRRVFKAATSARMRQLLRLIVSDGTGKQAEAPGFRVGGKTGSAEKPGIGGYNRSSVVATFSAAFPMDNPRYVIVVMIDEPKGNAYSSGQRTAGWTAAPVVKKVVMRAGPMLGVFPDETRDVDVSELTPLLWRNGEAE
- a CDS encoding UDP-N-acetylmuramoyl-L-alanyl-D-glutamate--2,6-diaminopimelate ligase, with translation MRLAALLDNQDKQGADPVVTGLAIDHRKVAPGTIFGAFVGEKFNGEDFIAAAIEAGAIAIVARPEAKVAGAVHIADANPRRAFAHIAARFFHKFPATCVAVTGTNGKTSTVEMTRQLWRMAGFHAASIGTLGVTTGDDRVVTGLTTPDIVTFLSNMSGLAAEGVTHAAFEASSHGLDQYRTGGLPVKAAAFTNLSHDHLDYHGDMVSYMAAKMRLFREVVDPAGAVVIWNDDSWSPAAEHEAKQRGLRILTVGQHGADLRLVSREPTQLGQSLLIQAGPLAQKVTLPLIGAYQVANALVAAALVIATGGDVGQTLANLGRLQPVRGRLERAAITKAGAPVYVDYAHTPDAIEAALDALRPHAAGRLILVFGAGGDRDKDKRPEMGKVAAAKADIAIITDDNPRGEDPADIRAAIAAGAPGAQVIGDRRAAIAAAIAEARAEDIVCIAGKGHEQGQIVGRGDEMRVIPFDDVSVAREAAA
- a CDS encoding UDP-N-acetylmuramoyl-tripeptide--D-alanyl-D-alanine ligase; this encodes MNPLWTARAIAAATNGTASADFTVHGVAFDSREVGKGDLFIAMKGEATDGHKFIDQAIAAGASGIVCETEIDHPHVRVADSVAALNALGFASRARCHGRVIGVTGSAGKTGTKEALFAALDRFRPGKAHRSVKSYNNHVGVPLSLARMPSTADYGVFEMGMNHAGELAALTRMVRPHVAIVTTIAPAHMEFFGSEEAIADAKGEIFEGLEPGGTAIVPFDSPHYERLRAKAEQHAAHVVSFGLGAGADVRAVDWLSDGRGGSLVTAQVQDALLCFTIAQAGAHWVSNAMAVLAAVKAVGGDLPAAGLAFAEMAGLAGRGARHRLAVPGGHILLIDESYNANPASMAATIGQLGSEAAGRKVAILGAMKELGPGGEAYHAGLAAPLVAAGVHFALLVGAEMAPLAKALEGRIDFAHVPDHQTAKARLKDLIRAGDAVLVKGSNSVGLSHLVTALTNGEY
- the mraY gene encoding phospho-N-acetylmuramoyl-pentapeptide-transferase; its protein translation is MLYWLAEWLGFPGVLNLIRYLSFRSGAAVATALIIGLWIGPRFILMLRMRQGKGQPIRDDGPQSHLAKKGTPTMGGLMILISLMISALLWMDLSNRFVWACLFVTGGFAVVGFLDDLDKVTKASHRGIPGRIRLLIEFIIAGVAVTLIVSRTGTDLYLPFFSGIVLELGPLYYVFAMVMIVGFGNAVNLTDGLDGLATFPVVIASLTLLVIVYLSGNVKFAEYLGIPHVPGAGELAIFAAAIIGACLAFLWFNAPPAAVFMGDTGSLALGGALATIAVTAQHELVLVIIGGLFVVEALSVIIQVFWYKRTGKRVFRMAPIHHHFEQLGWPESTVVIRFWIVSIVLALAGLATLKLR